From a single Sorghum bicolor cultivar BTx623 chromosome 5, Sorghum_bicolor_NCBIv3, whole genome shotgun sequence genomic region:
- the LOC110435393 gene encoding uncharacterized protein LOC110435393: MAPGKTNPSQSERVRRQLRDANGKFTLPSSSAVASHLRGAVQPHTPASAMPRTRWAAIQAGTPSSSVAHRQHQFAPIQVDSSTSSSDYSTCDEKDDHDSVTCACCVKLKELDTKYSRKLQKLEQIIYQLKCQVKELKKKK; encoded by the exons ATGGCTCCAGGTAAGACCAATCCGTCGCAGTCAGAGCGTGTGCGCCGCCAGTTGCGGGATGCGAATGGTAAGTTCACCTTGCCCTCGTCGTCGGCGGTGGCGAGTCATCTCCGGGGTGCTGTACAGCCCCATACCCCTGCCTCGGCGATGCCGCGTACTCGCTGGGCCGCCATACAGGCCGGGACCCCATCCTCGTCGGTGGCACATCGACAGCATCAATTTGCACCTATCCAGGTGGATAGCAGCACCTCGTCGTCCGATTACTCCACTTGTGATGAGAAAGACGATCATGACTCTGTG ACTTGCGCTTGTTGTGTGAAGCTGAAGGAGCTGGACACCAAGTACAGCAGGAAACTTCAGAAATTGGAACAGATCATCTACCAGCTGAAGTGTCAGGTCAAGGAACTGAAAAAGAAGAAGTAG